The Leptolyngbya sp. 'hensonii' genome window below encodes:
- a CDS encoding SWIM zinc finger family protein: MEFNHTYKGSTSVLQRGDRTQMSFAPDLKREPTFFRGELRQHVAFREAISALHDVVVADLRFQPKDKTAYKEWAAQQAEIDWQLVAAQRLGIGERVQALQQELMVLNRFHRERMAPFEKAKYQFMQYCYEKERDLLFLFDPVITVHPDEIFFECFSRDESSYGRLSASYEVFQNIGEFACGTTNIDYSAALYNEFQKIRSYKQTQFEVDPTGFEVQTTGEETYKEVKIDLPDSWVRGFLQVSSAMALPATQFDLHPIDIHNICFVLRRHKERQGPRSLRYHLQPGQPVRIVFEPWEIEVVCARSPYPGPEAQEIRVWGRRRLLFLERLIPVARKFTVHLLGTGMPSFYVADLGDMAFTLGLSGWTANDWSQAGNFDLMAPRAEVDDWTKQQVFQALRQNWREAPEALARRMGLDRAIVQGALGAYTQAGRAIYDLNKQVYRVRELSRDPLPLDQLRFANDREEKATRFLKQKGVQVTHATRDGAGVLLLQGTVQEKEKTYEPVVTIDRDHRMIQAGCSCNFYQQNKLRKGPCEHMLALRMQFGYQYGSGYPAQR; the protein is encoded by the coding sequence ATGGAATTTAACCACACCTACAAAGGTAGTACCTCTGTATTGCAACGGGGCGATCGGACCCAAATGTCTTTTGCCCCTGATTTGAAGCGAGAGCCAACCTTCTTTCGAGGGGAGTTACGCCAGCATGTGGCCTTTCGCGAAGCCATCAGTGCCCTGCACGATGTGGTCGTGGCTGATCTACGATTCCAGCCCAAGGACAAAACGGCCTACAAGGAGTGGGCCGCCCAGCAGGCCGAGATTGACTGGCAACTGGTGGCAGCCCAACGGTTGGGGATCGGCGAGCGGGTGCAGGCGTTGCAACAGGAACTGATGGTGCTGAACCGGTTTCATCGGGAGCGGATGGCTCCCTTCGAGAAAGCCAAGTACCAGTTCATGCAATATTGCTATGAGAAAGAGCGGGATCTACTGTTTCTGTTTGACCCGGTGATTACGGTTCATCCGGATGAAATTTTCTTCGAATGCTTCAGTCGAGACGAATCCAGCTATGGACGGCTAAGTGCTAGTTATGAGGTCTTCCAGAACATTGGGGAATTTGCCTGTGGCACCACCAATATTGATTACTCCGCAGCCCTCTATAACGAATTCCAGAAGATTCGCAGCTACAAGCAGACCCAGTTTGAGGTCGATCCCACCGGATTCGAGGTGCAGACTACTGGGGAAGAGACCTACAAAGAAGTCAAGATCGACCTGCCCGATAGCTGGGTGCGGGGCTTCCTACAGGTGAGTTCGGCTATGGCCCTGCCTGCCACCCAATTCGACCTGCACCCGATCGACATTCACAATATCTGTTTTGTCCTGCGTCGTCACAAAGAGCGGCAGGGACCCCGCAGCCTGCGGTATCATCTACAACCTGGTCAGCCCGTGCGGATTGTGTTTGAACCCTGGGAGATCGAGGTGGTTTGTGCCCGATCTCCCTACCCAGGCCCTGAAGCCCAGGAGATCCGGGTCTGGGGGCGGCGGCGACTTCTCTTTTTGGAACGGCTCATTCCTGTAGCCCGCAAGTTCACGGTGCATCTGCTGGGCACGGGCATGCCCTCCTTCTACGTGGCTGACCTGGGGGACATGGCCTTCACCCTGGGTCTTTCCGGCTGGACTGCGAATGACTGGTCCCAGGCGGGGAATTTCGATTTAATGGCTCCCCGTGCCGAGGTGGATGACTGGACTAAACAGCAGGTTTTCCAGGCTCTGCGGCAAAACTGGCGGGAAGCGCCAGAGGCCCTGGCAAGGCGGATGGGATTGGATCGGGCGATCGTCCAGGGGGCGTTGGGAGCTTATACCCAGGCGGGTCGGGCCATCTATGACCTGAACAAGCAAGTCTATCGGGTGCGGGAATTGAGTCGGGACCCCCTGCCCCTGGATCAGCTCCGGTTCGCCAACGATCGGGAGGAGAAGGCTACCCGCTTCCTGAAGCAGAAGGGGGTGCAGGTGACCCATGCCACCCGAGACGGTGCTGGGGTCTTGCTGTTACAAGGGACCGTCCAGGAGAAAGAAAAGACTTATGAACCGGTCGTGACGATCGATCGGGATCACCGTATGATCCAGGCAGGTTGTAGCTGCAACTTTTACCAGCAAAACAAGCTGCGTAAAGGTCCATGTGAGCACATGCTGGCGCTCAGAATGCAATTCGGGTATCAGTATGGGTCAGGCTACCCGGCACAGCGGTAG
- a CDS encoding reverse transcriptase family protein: MSEPSPPRTREELWDRIRQTSREEIILEEMIRLGFWPAQGELPQDPADEIRRRGEIHRELRELKREDRRLQDEKILRKQMLEKRLAESRRKQQETKERRERERQERSAAWEQRRQQEILYLGEGVSGGLNQTEGLSDRLQQHRLPLCLTAEQLATAMGLTIAALRFLAFARRTSPTSHYVRFQIPKKTGGLRLISAPMPRLKQVQYWILDNILDRLTPHDAAHGFCRGRSIVTNALPHLGADVVINLDLQDFFPTISYRRVKGLFRSFGYSEAVATILALLCTEPEVETVDLDGQTYYVALTDRRLPQGAPTSPTIANLICRRLDRRLTEMATTLGFTYTRYADDLTFSGSGDALRQICNLLQRSVAILTHEGFTVHDQKTRVLRNSRQQEVTGIVVNHKLNVDRETLKRFRAILYQIEKDGPAGKQWGHSRDLMASIHGFANYVAMVNPEKGQKLLAQVKRIKQKYKRKRR, translated from the coding sequence ATGTCCGAGCCATCTCCCCCCCGCACCCGTGAGGAACTGTGGGATCGTATCCGGCAAACCTCCAGAGAGGAAATCATTCTGGAGGAAATGATCCGTCTGGGCTTCTGGCCAGCTCAGGGAGAACTACCCCAGGACCCGGCAGACGAGATCCGGCGGCGGGGCGAGATCCATCGGGAACTGAGGGAACTAAAACGGGAAGACCGCCGCCTGCAGGATGAGAAAATTCTGCGGAAGCAGATGCTGGAGAAGCGTCTGGCCGAATCTAGACGTAAACAGCAGGAGACAAAAGAGCGACGGGAACGGGAACGGCAGGAACGGTCTGCTGCCTGGGAACAGCGGCGGCAGCAGGAGATTCTCTATCTGGGGGAGGGAGTCTCTGGAGGGCTGAATCAGACTGAAGGGTTGTCCGATCGCTTGCAGCAGCACCGCCTACCCCTCTGCCTGACTGCCGAGCAGTTAGCGACAGCCATGGGTCTGACGATCGCCGCCCTGCGATTTCTGGCTTTTGCCCGTCGCACCAGCCCTACCTCCCACTATGTGCGCTTCCAGATTCCCAAGAAAACGGGAGGACTGCGGCTAATTTCAGCGCCCATGCCTCGACTGAAACAGGTTCAGTACTGGATTCTGGACAATATTCTAGATCGGTTAACGCCCCATGATGCCGCCCATGGATTTTGTCGAGGCCGATCGATCGTCACCAATGCCTTGCCCCATCTGGGGGCGGATGTGGTGATTAACCTGGATCTGCAGGACTTTTTCCCGACCATTTCCTATCGCCGGGTCAAAGGACTGTTTCGCTCTTTCGGTTACTCTGAAGCCGTCGCCACCATCCTGGCCCTGCTCTGTACGGAACCGGAGGTGGAGACGGTGGACCTGGATGGCCAGACCTACTATGTAGCCCTCACCGATCGCCGCCTGCCCCAGGGGGCTCCCACCAGTCCGACGATCGCGAACCTGATCTGCCGCCGTCTGGACCGGCGTCTGACAGAGATGGCCACAACCCTCGGCTTCACCTATACCCGCTATGCCGACGATCTCACCTTTTCAGGCTCCGGGGACGCGCTGCGCCAGATTTGTAATCTGCTGCAGCGATCGGTGGCCATCCTTACCCACGAAGGCTTCACGGTGCATGATCAGAAAACCAGGGTGCTACGGAATTCCCGCCAGCAGGAAGTGACCGGAATTGTGGTCAACCACAAATTGAATGTGGACCGGGAGACCTTGAAACGCTTCCGGGCCATCCTTTACCAGATCGAGAAGGATGGACCAGCAGGGAAACAATGGGGCCATTCGCGAGATTTAATGGCGTCGATTCACGGGTTTGCCAATTATGTCGCGATGGTGAATCCCGAAAAAGGCCAGAAACTCCTGGCTCAGGTCAAGCGCATTAAACAGAAGTACAAACGCAAACGCAGGTAA